One window of the Methanomassiliicoccaceae archaeon DOK genome contains the following:
- the mtxX gene encoding methanogenesis marker protein Mmp4/MtxX — protein sequence MSGDLPDVRVGIGRGSDVGNVERSVLAMEGRDIRIYDDPNELVSDLVSGRIDAAVRGDMSSSMLLPILKKGLGVKGLERVAFMEPQGGKLIILSPVGIDEGWTEDQRYDLAVRSARLARKVGMGDRIAVMSGGRCEDVGRCKAVDRSIESARAIVKRLVADGYDAYHSQILIEDAVREADIIIAPEGITGNIIFRTMHLVGGAKALGAPVVNSDRVFIDTSRAKTDYRDSLALAMRLSEE from the coding sequence CTGAGCGGTGACCTGCCCGACGTCAGGGTGGGCATCGGTCGCGGATCCGATGTGGGGAACGTAGAGAGGAGCGTTCTCGCGATGGAGGGCCGCGACATCCGCATATACGATGACCCCAACGAACTGGTCTCCGACCTGGTGTCGGGGAGGATCGACGCAGCCGTCCGCGGCGACATGTCCTCGTCCATGCTCCTGCCGATTCTGAAGAAAGGACTCGGAGTCAAGGGACTCGAGAGGGTTGCCTTCATGGAGCCCCAGGGAGGGAAGCTCATCATCCTGTCCCCCGTCGGCATAGACGAGGGATGGACCGAGGACCAGAGGTACGACCTCGCCGTGAGGTCCGCCCGGCTCGCCCGCAAGGTCGGCATGGGCGACAGGATCGCCGTGATGTCGGGAGGGAGGTGCGAGGACGTCGGCAGATGCAAGGCGGTCGACAGGTCCATCGAGAGCGCCAGGGCGATCGTCAAGCGCCTGGTCGCTGACGGTTACGACGCATACCACTCGCAGATCCTCATAGAGGATGCGGTCAGGGAGGCGGACATCATAATCGCGCCCGAGGGGATCACGGGCAACATAATATTCAGGACGATGCACCTGGTGGGAGGGGCCAAGGCCCTCGGCGCACCGGTCGTCAACTCGGACAGGGTGTTCATCGACACATCCCGTGCCAAAACGGATTACAGGGACTCGCTCGCCCTGGCAATGAGACTTTCGGAGGAATGA
- a CDS encoding 6-pyruvoyl tetrahydropterin synthase family protein, with the protein MFLEIDGGYSGIRFSACHFIPRHEKCSRLHGHSYIVRLRLEGDIGEEGMIMDFVVLKKKLKEIIEELDHKTLLPTLSKDVRLDVTEESVEAVSCGKRYVFPRMDVTLLDVPNTTAEEMAKMMTLRMVSEIEFPENVRSVSVGLDEERGQTAWYTEML; encoded by the coding sequence ATGTTTCTTGAGATAGACGGAGGATATTCCGGCATCAGGTTCTCTGCATGCCATTTCATACCCAGGCACGAGAAGTGCTCCAGGCTCCACGGGCACTCCTACATCGTGAGACTCAGGCTCGAGGGGGACATCGGCGAGGAGGGCATGATCATGGACTTCGTGGTCCTAAAGAAGAAGCTCAAGGAGATCATCGAGGAGCTGGACCACAAGACCCTCCTGCCCACGCTCTCCAAGGATGTGAGGCTCGATGTGACCGAGGAGTCCGTGGAGGCGGTGTCCTGCGGCAAGAGGTACGTCTTCCCCAGGATGGACGTGACGCTCCTGGACGTCCCCAACACCACCGCAGAGGAGATGGCGAAGATGATGACCCTCAGGATGGTCTCCGAGATCGAGTTCCCCGAGAACGTCAGGTCCGTCTCGGTCGGTCTCGACGAGGAGCGCGGTCAGACCGCCTGGTACACGGAGATGCTCTGA
- the queC gene encoding 7-cyano-7-deazaguanine synthase QueC, with translation MPKAVVLLSGGLDSTTCLAQALADGCEVTAISFRYGQRHTKELTSAQNVCDHYNVDHVVIDLDLSSFRSALTRKDIDVPMDREGELDAKIPVTYVPARNIVFLSIAAGLCESVDADRIYIGANSVDFSGYPDCTPAFYEAFQAMLAVGTKAGVEGHPIQIVTPILHDSKADIVRRGKRLGAPLHLTWSCYNGGEKACGHCDSCRLRLQGFREAGFRDEIEYEHGENLL, from the coding sequence ATGCCGAAGGCGGTCGTTCTTCTCTCCGGTGGACTGGACTCCACCACATGCCTGGCGCAGGCCCTCGCGGACGGATGCGAGGTCACCGCGATAAGCTTCAGGTACGGCCAGAGGCACACCAAGGAGCTGACATCGGCCCAGAACGTCTGCGACCACTACAACGTCGACCATGTCGTCATCGATCTGGACCTCAGCTCGTTCAGGTCCGCGCTCACCAGGAAGGACATCGATGTCCCGATGGACCGCGAGGGCGAGCTGGATGCGAAGATCCCCGTCACATACGTCCCGGCCAGGAACATCGTGTTCCTGAGCATCGCCGCAGGCCTCTGCGAGTCCGTGGATGCGGACAGGATATACATCGGCGCCAACTCCGTGGACTTCTCCGGATACCCCGACTGCACACCCGCGTTCTACGAGGCGTTCCAGGCCATGCTCGCAGTGGGGACCAAGGCCGGGGTGGAGGGGCACCCGATCCAGATCGTCACGCCCATCCTCCACGACTCTAAGGCCGACATCGTCAGACGCGGAAAGAGGCTCGGCGCCCCGCTGCACCTCACATGGTCCTGCTACAACGGCGGCGAGAAGGCCTGCGGGCACTGCGACTCCTGCCGTCTGAGGCTACAGGGCTTCAGGGAGGCAGGGTTCAGGGACGAGATCGAGTACGAGCACGGCGAGAACCTCCTATGA
- a CDS encoding radical SAM protein, producing the protein MRICEIFNSIQGEGLTMGAPTVFVRAVGCNLRCSWCDTGYSFEGGTEMTVDEILDEVGDAFRVCFTGGEPMLQPDAVELIGRLASRGIQVVLETNGSVDLSTVPEDSLVQISMDWKCPSSGMTGRMLETNLGILSGKDQLKLIIKDQGDLDFAVDFVRSHDIACPVIFGPVGGTDRLEWLVQRVLDEHLDVRVLPQLHKIIWGDRKGV; encoded by the coding sequence ATGAGGATCTGCGAGATATTCAACTCGATCCAGGGGGAGGGCCTGACCATGGGCGCCCCCACCGTCTTCGTCAGGGCGGTCGGATGCAACCTCAGATGCAGCTGGTGCGACACAGGCTACTCCTTCGAGGGCGGCACCGAGATGACGGTCGACGAGATCCTCGACGAGGTGGGCGATGCGTTCCGCGTGTGCTTCACAGGAGGCGAGCCCATGCTCCAGCCCGACGCGGTCGAGCTCATCGGGCGTCTGGCGTCTAGAGGCATCCAGGTCGTGCTGGAGACCAACGGGTCGGTCGACCTGTCCACGGTCCCCGAGGATTCTCTCGTGCAGATAAGCATGGACTGGAAATGCCCATCGTCCGGGATGACCGGCAGGATGCTCGAGACGAACCTGGGCATCCTGTCCGGGAAGGACCAGCTGAAGCTCATCATAAAGGACCAGGGGGACCTGGACTTCGCCGTGGACTTCGTGAGGTCCCATGACATCGCCTGTCCCGTGATCTTCGGGCCCGTGGGTGGCACCGACAGGCTGGAGTGGCTGGTTCAGAGGGTCCTCGACGAGCATCTCGACGTCAGGGTCCTGCCGCAGCTCCACAAGATCATATGGGGTGACAGGAAGGGCGTCTGA
- a CDS encoding P-loop NTPase, which produces MAGPLLTEESIQEETKLQDTLSQIKHIIIVMSGKGGVGKSTVSSNLAAMLSMQGYQTGIMDVDITGPNIPKMFGVEDEKLHVLDEKLIPVTVPPSMKLMSMAFLLPDKDSPVMWRGPVKMGAIKQFIEDVNWGYLDYLVVDMPPGTGDEALSIVQLMPKADGMIIVTTPQDVALLDSRKSLRFGAETHIPIIGIIENMSGFVCPHCGEITNIFKSGGGEAAARELNVQFLGKVPIEPGVVDAGDSGMPVVLKYPESASAKAFESIVDKVVKTVN; this is translated from the coding sequence ATGGCAGGACCACTTCTTACAGAGGAATCAATCCAGGAGGAGACGAAACTCCAGGACACCCTGAGCCAGATCAAGCACATCATCATCGTGATGAGCGGAAAGGGAGGAGTAGGGAAGAGCACCGTGTCCTCCAACCTGGCGGCCATGCTCTCCATGCAGGGCTACCAGACGGGAATCATGGATGTCGACATCACCGGACCCAACATCCCCAAGATGTTCGGCGTTGAGGACGAGAAGCTGCACGTCCTCGACGAGAAGCTCATCCCCGTCACGGTCCCCCCGTCCATGAAGCTCATGTCCATGGCTTTCCTGCTCCCCGACAAGGACTCGCCTGTCATGTGGCGCGGACCCGTCAAGATGGGCGCCATCAAGCAGTTCATCGAGGATGTTAACTGGGGATATCTCGACTACCTCGTTGTCGACATGCCTCCCGGAACCGGGGATGAGGCCCTGTCCATCGTCCAGCTCATGCCCAAGGCCGACGGCATGATCATCGTCACCACCCCCCAGGACGTCGCCCTGCTGGACAGCAGGAAGTCCCTGAGGTTCGGCGCCGAGACCCACATCCCGATAATCGGAATCATCGAGAACATGAGCGGCTTCGTCTGCCCCCACTGCGGAGAGATCACCAACATCTTCAAGAGCGGAGGGGGAGAGGCCGCCGCCAGGGAGCTCAACGTGCAGTTCCTCGGAAAGGTCCCGATCGAGCCCGGAGTCGTGGACGCTGGAGACAGCGGCATGCCCGTCGTCCTGAAATACCCCGAGTCTGCGTCCGCGAAGGCCTTCGAGTCCATCGTGGACAAGGTCGTCAAGACAGTGAACTGA
- a CDS encoding excisionase, translating to MEFELMHRDVHVADVDISEVDGDMFRLREVHSLDHMPVGTLRDGKGDVLNLGRWWARRTIPESRSGLRRLLEKVGLPDARSLLLGSHGLSLSDQYWVRPSGSDILWEEVNFFDNEFSESVGMTLLGKEAAEGFVDLMSPDNTSEGNLVKMWRIVDGVRCLFKGGSVPFRQEPYNEVVATMIMDRLGIDNAGYSLGWIDGDPYSVCPDFVDRDTELVTMAYVMYASRWCGTAYRTCVSACSEMGIDVVPFLDRMIVTDFLLANEDRHLYNLGLIRDAGTLEFIGPAPIYDCGSSLGYNQDVPDMVGTAGTVCKPFVESFEKELDLVTDFGWVDADGMDGALQDVRAFLSECKGIDLERADAMSGIIEARIETLRPRL from the coding sequence ATGGAATTCGAACTGATGCACAGAGACGTCCATGTGGCGGATGTGGACATAAGCGAGGTCGACGGGGACATGTTCAGGCTCAGGGAGGTGCATTCCCTGGACCACATGCCCGTGGGCACGCTCAGGGACGGAAAGGGCGACGTTCTTAACCTCGGGCGCTGGTGGGCGCGCCGCACCATCCCGGAATCCCGTTCCGGACTCAGGAGGCTTTTGGAGAAAGTCGGGCTTCCAGATGCCAGGTCACTGCTTCTCGGATCGCACGGGCTCAGTCTCTCCGACCAGTACTGGGTAAGGCCGTCTGGCTCCGACATTCTGTGGGAAGAGGTCAATTTCTTCGACAACGAGTTCAGCGAGAGTGTCGGGATGACGCTTCTGGGGAAGGAGGCCGCAGAGGGGTTCGTGGATCTGATGTCGCCCGATAACACTTCGGAGGGCAACCTTGTCAAGATGTGGCGCATAGTCGACGGCGTCCGCTGTCTCTTCAAGGGAGGTTCGGTGCCTTTCCGCCAGGAACCGTACAACGAGGTCGTGGCGACCATGATCATGGACAGGCTGGGCATAGACAACGCCGGGTACAGTCTGGGGTGGATCGACGGGGATCCGTACAGCGTCTGTCCGGATTTCGTGGACCGCGATACGGAGCTTGTCACCATGGCGTATGTGATGTATGCTTCGAGGTGGTGCGGTACCGCATACCGTACCTGCGTGAGCGCATGTTCGGAGATGGGCATAGACGTTGTTCCGTTCCTGGACAGGATGATCGTGACAGACTTCCTTCTCGCCAATGAGGACAGGCATCTCTACAATCTCGGGCTTATCCGTGACGCGGGTACCCTTGAATTCATCGGACCCGCACCGATATACGACTGTGGATCCAGTCTTGGTTACAATCAGGACGTTCCTGACATGGTCGGAACGGCTGGAACGGTATGCAAGCCGTTCGTGGAATCGTTCGAGAAGGAGCTGGACCTGGTTACGGATTTCGGGTGGGTGGACGCAGACGGCATGGATGGGGCCCTACAAGACGTCCGTGCGTTCCTGTCGGAATGCAAAGGCATCGATCTGGAACGGGCGGATGCGATGTCAGGCATAATTGAGGCGAGGATCGAGACTCTGAGGCCCAGGCTATGA
- a CDS encoding DNA-3-methyladenine glycosylase, giving the protein MTDVVLGRGYYSRSAVDLAPDMLGKILCRRFEDGTVGRFRIVETEAYFGEEDTACHAHRCSTGRARVMYSAGGLAYVHRCHMYNLLTIVTGPEGHPEGVLIRGVEGHDGPGRTGRALGLELPMYGSPMSPDSFLWLEDDGFRTGFSSHPRIGIPYASEEDRARLWRFRASEQSE; this is encoded by the coding sequence ATGACGGACGTCGTGTTGGGCAGGGGATACTACTCCCGCAGCGCAGTTGATCTGGCGCCGGACATGCTGGGGAAGATTCTGTGCCGCAGGTTCGAAGACGGGACCGTGGGAAGGTTCAGGATAGTCGAGACCGAGGCGTATTTCGGCGAAGAGGACACGGCGTGCCATGCCCACCGCTGCAGCACCGGGAGGGCCAGGGTGATGTACTCGGCAGGAGGCCTGGCCTATGTGCACAGGTGCCACATGTACAATCTCCTCACGATAGTGACGGGCCCGGAGGGACACCCAGAAGGGGTCCTGATCAGGGGCGTGGAGGGGCACGACGGTCCCGGAAGAACCGGCAGGGCACTCGGCCTGGAGCTCCCCATGTACGGGTCCCCGATGTCCCCGGACTCGTTCCTGTGGCTGGAGGACGACGGTTTCCGCACCGGTTTCTCGTCTCATCCCCGCATAGGCATCCCGTACGCCTCGGAGGAGGACCGCGCCCGTCTGTGGCGCTTCAGAGCATCCGAACAATCAGAATAA